The Triticum urartu cultivar G1812 unplaced genomic scaffold, Tu2.1 TuUngrouped_contig_1223, whole genome shotgun sequence region GCGCTATATAACCATGCATACATCACAAGTACATGCCACAAAGTTTCAAATTGCATTCACAAGTATAATCAAGTCGTTCCATTCATAACTGGAGATATGCTCTTAAAGAGGATTTTATTCTGCTTAGTTCAAGATCAGAGACAAACATGTTGTTTGTCTGCAGGAGTGGTTCTTTCTGCTCCACTCATTGTAACAGTTGTTGTACGGTCCGGTGCTTAAAAAAAGGTTTCAAATTGCATACATATCACATCATACAAGTTCATATACAGAGTATGTAGCTAGCTCGGAAGAACAACAATATATATAGCAACATAACCATACGTTACAAGTGTATGCCAAAGTGGCCGAGCTTATTAACTattatattatgagacggagggagtacataataTTGGACCCCAATAGCCAGCGAACATTCGCTGGGAAAGATGGCATTTGCGAACAATTTTGGTGGCATTTGTGCTGGTCAGAACATGGAACCTCCGCTGCAGTTCTGTTTTTCACCAGAAAATTGTCGTGCTTGCAAGCTAGAATTGCCATCTTTGCCATCCTTACGACAACTACAATTGCCATCAAAACGTTCACAATTGTCATCCCTCCCAGCGAACACTCACTGATTATCATTACTGTAAATATTATGGTGTAGGCGTAGCACATGACGACACATCAAACAAGATCGAGGGAGCTCCAGAAGATCACTCAGTCAGCCGCTGCAGGTTCCTGACGAAGAGAGGGAGCCCGTACCTGGGCAATAGGGTGACGAAATTGCTGGGCTTGTGCACGTAACTGGGGGACAGAGAGAAGGAGAAACTCCTGAGGATGGTGGCTATCACAATCTGCACCTTGACCATGGCGAAGTTCTGCCCGGCACAGACCCTCGGCCCATATGAGAAGGCCAGCAGCGCGCGTGAAAGCTTGGTGTCCCTCGAGACGCCACTCTGGAACCTCATCGGGTTAAACTCGTCAGCGTCGGGTCCCCAAACCTCTTTGTCCCGGTGCAACATCAGCAGCGGGATTGATATCATCGTTCCTTTTGGCACCTTCGTGTTGGCGAGGATGGTGTCTGAGACGGTCTTCCTCTGCAGGAAAGTTAGGGGGCCATAGAGCCTCAGTGTCTCCAAGAGTAACATGTTAAGCTGCAAGTCACCACGGCAGGCACTCATTAGATGTATGCACGGTGCACTGCATGCAATAAGATTTTTTTTGTCGATCTATACCAGCTTGAGTTTGCCAAGGGTGTCAACCGGGGGTAGCTGGTGAGCAGGATATTCCCGTACGACCTCCTCCCTGACCATCTCCTGCCAGCGTGGGTAGCTGGCGAGCAGGAACATCGCCCAGGTGATGACGCTGGCGTTGGTTTCATACCCTGCTGCGAATAGAGTCCTGCACTCGCCAATCATCTCCTGGGTGCTCAGAGTCTCGGCGCTGCTTCTGCATGCCTGCAGCTGGAGCATCTGCCCGAGCAGGTCATCTTCGTAGACGCTGCTGGCAAGTCGTGCCTTTAGGATGTGCGAGATCTTGCTTGTCACGAGCTTGTCGAGCTGCCACGTCCGACGGTTGCGACGTGTCGGCAGGTACCTAGAAATAACCAATATTAATTCGACCGATTCATTCATTCTGGACGGTCTTTTGAGTTTCTACCTGAATCCAGGTAACGGGAGATCTGCGAACGCATATGCGGCAATCTCCATCTGCTCCCTTCCGGCGACCATCACCTCCCGGGCCTCCTCGTGGTCCTTGCCCAACATCACTCGCGCAATGACACCCATGGCTATCTCGTCGGAGTCATGCCTCATGTCTATCTCGGCTTGCTGCTGCTCTTGCAGTTGGGCGCACCACCGTTCCATCGCCTGCTGCATGCACTCCCACGCTATTGCTGACATGGACTGAAAACAAACATTCAAACGCATGTAATGTTCTCTTCCGATCCACTAAAAAATTGATATAGAAAATTTAGTAAGTAGTAACCTTGATCGTCTCCTGGTTGAAAGCCGGGTGGACGAATTTGCGGCGTCGCTTCCAGTCGTCTCCGTTTGCAAATATGACCCTGTTCCCTAGAATTGAGTCCAGGCTCGGATTCAAGTATTCTTTTTGGAACACGTCTGTCCTGTCGCTGAACATTTGCTTCACAAGCTCCATGTCAGTACAACACAGGGCTGGTGTCGGCCCCAACCAGTACAGGAATGTTTTCCCTGATTAATTGCACAGCACATACATGTGATTATATTTTATACTACACACCATAACGATCTGGGTACAGACATTCAATTAGTTCATTACCATACTGGGAGGCCCATTTCCGGAAGAAGGGTTGCACAGTGGTGATGCAGTCGTGGGAGCTGGTGTCCAGAGCCTTGGCTCTCCCGGCGACCAGCATCGTTTGGCACTCCGGCAGGGACCCAACCAGGAACCTGTAAGGCGGACCTTGGATGCCCTGCCGCCCGAACCACCTGGCCACAGCATATGGCCTCCAAAGCAGATACCATAGTGCTCTCGTGGT contains the following coding sequences:
- the LOC125526647 gene encoding cytochrome P450 709B2-like gives rise to the protein MEPNMGQALAAVLILLVTTRALWYLLWRPYAVARWFGRQGIQGPPYRFLVGSLPECQTMLVAGRAKALDTSSHDCITTVQPFFRKWASQYGKTFLYWLGPTPALCCTDMELVKQMFSDRTDVFQKEYLNPSLDSILGNRVIFANGDDWKRRRKFVHPAFNQETIKSMSAIAWECMQQAMERWCAQLQEQQQAEIDMRHDSDEIAMGVIARVMLGKDHEEAREVMVAGREQMEIAAYAFADLPLPGFRYLPTRRNRRTWQLDKLVTSKISHILKARLASSVYEDDLLGQMLQLQACRSSAETLSTQEMIGECRTLFAAGYETNASVITWAMFLLASYPRWQEMVREEVVREYPAHQLPPVDTLGKLKLLNMLLLETLRLYGPLTFLQRKTVSDTILANTKVPKGTMISIPLLMLHRDKEVWGPDADEFNPMRFQSGVSRDTKLSRALLAFSYGPRVCAGQNFAMVKVQIVIATILRSFSFSLSPSYVHKPSNFVTLLPRYGLPLFVRNLQRLTE